Within the Vibrio sp. DW001 genome, the region GCTGGGCTGAGTTTCTATTTGGTTTGGAATATTGCTACCTTGGTCGGAATCGTAGCAGGAAGTCAGATCCCAAATCTAGATCAATTGGGTTTGGAGTTTGCTGTTGCCGCAACCTTTATTGCTTTGGTCGTCCCTACTATAAAAAACATTCCTATTTTAATGTCCGTTATTGTAGCGTTGGTTCTATCCGTTGCATTGGAGTATATGAAAATTGAAGGCGCCTTAATGGTATCGAGTCTTTTTGGTATGTTAAGTGGCTTCGCTTGTGAACGGCTATGTAGAGTTGACAAATTATATGATAAGAAGCGAAAAGATAAGAATAGTGAGGACAAGCTATGATTTTGTTTTCTATATTCGCGATGGCAGGGTTGGTGTTTGTCAGCCGTTATCTTTTTTTAGAACCCAAATTACCCATCAAACTGAATACAACCACTCAAAGGTTGTTAGCATATTCTAGCCCAGCAATATTAACGGCCATTTGGGCGCCTATCGTTTTTATCCAAGATGATGAGTTGTCTATTGTTCCAACCAATCCTTATCTGTTGGGTGCGCTCTTTGCTGCCTTCATGGTCTGGAAAACTAGGAACGTACTTTGGACGACGATAGTCAGTATGGCGCTATTTTTGTTTCTAAAATTGGTTGTATTTAGCTAACAACACGAAAAATCAACAGACCTTAATACCAAAGTAAGGAAATATAAATGAGTTTATCAGAGATGACGTTTTTCGAACGTTTTGAAACTGACATTTTGTCAGGTAAAAAGACGATTACAATTCGAGATGAGTCTGAAAAAAATTATGCTTCAGACTCAATTGTTCAGGTGTCTACTCTCGAGACTGGCCGTTGGTTCTGTACATTGCAGATTGTCTCGGTAGTTGCGATTAAATTCAACGATTTGACAGAATTTCATGCACATCAAGAAAATATGTCGCTTGTTGAGTTGAAAGCGGTTATTCGCGAAATATATCCCAATATTAATGATTTGTACGTCATTAGTTATGCTCTTGTTTAAACCTTTTAAGTCGAGAATCAAGCAACACGATAGAAAGAGTAAATGAATGGTTTCTGAAGCTTAACTGATTATCTATCAGCGTGAAGTAGAAGGAAGATGTAAAGAAATAGAACCGAAAATTAGTTATGCAATGAGGTTGTTTCTCACTAAGCCTCGGCGAACATTTTTGCAGAGCTTGCCAAACTGTCTAATATCGTCAAAATGTGGCGTTATTCCGCGAG harbors:
- a CDS encoding AzlD domain-containing protein; the encoded protein is MILFSIFAMAGLVFVSRYLFLEPKLPIKLNTTTQRLLAYSSPAILTAIWAPIVFIQDDELSIVPTNPYLLGALFAAFMVWKTRNVLWTTIVSMALFLFLKLVVFS
- the yqfB gene encoding N(4)-acetylcytidine aminohydrolase; protein product: MSLSEMTFFERFETDILSGKKTITIRDESEKNYASDSIVQVSTLETGRWFCTLQIVSVVAIKFNDLTEFHAHQENMSLVELKAVIREIYPNINDLYVISYALV